A section of the Bombus fervidus isolate BK054 chromosome 9, iyBomFerv1, whole genome shotgun sequence genome encodes:
- the Eip93f gene encoding ecdysone-induced protein 93F isoform X1 translates to MADCPYARCIQERRHIRRELLRWTKNMVFVVGLERVAEELMGRRRWKQYQDTLYSGTRSSESVTAQPHHRLYPAFSSSCDPVVPGNLEQIGSRPLHPASSSLPTTITTTTTVPPAITTTTAATTATTTGPIKQESLQRHHLQNHHHLQPSAVQDHHRHYQQQQQQQQQRQQRQQEDRRLRPDEIKVEVGEDEFANGVAREESATKTADTSTTTTVTTGTTTTSTTTTGTSILATSTATGTIATITTPNTTAVMTTGTTTIATRRRRKRRQNDGEATDDREDDEENEEEEDGRGQAEAEKRLKLDEDADRPVSPLRRENDRGSRDYPTANATDTEGTKERTEEVALERTPVTQGSLRVKTEEELQGVPSSGGGPTILTTPTPDSDAIRSGLPCREVEAAARNAVPPFLIGSRRTSPPPEDWKPLDKCYFCLDGKLPHDDQPPLSPQSDSSSSSRSAESPMSVQVDPMAASVVAAALTGTYPTLLPQWCLPPREAPLVGVQPHQDSATPADQPLDLSAKPKNSQDNNISLLEQQKIPLRMTAGIDPKSIFNSCYRAKPRMTGPVAAVAAAAAAAAGVGGVPVVGAGGGRRAYTEEELQAALRDIQSGKLGTRRAAVIYGIPRSTLRNKVYKLAMERERDASLSSTHSHPHEPGAPATTTTTITTTTTTTTTTTTTTPPNTTQNASATTPPPQVDEVDDKELSGAEEEKEVEKALLKPLLSLEDLVRFSALEGSGGDSLRTLLQRGHETGAEWPGLEHANIGPYIQKMLAAAAPFKGMETQDYRIPEVMRRLMSEDKRLNKSVNGDQSQPPHQQLHHHQPHSTHPQAQAQSQTQQQQQRGPMTNDDFNPNIEEEASDSAQGRAILKIPSYKPASTPGCSSKNGEPTSAAFAQGFAAATAASSPGLLERASPAFSGTSSPTNSLVGKTVAVNFRDVIAKSISVKFQEGQTVATAGMPGCQPAAVVQSQQAIMTDPSPFKRGRYTPPQPASQQAQSQAKPQAQEANKPKPATGGKGTRPKRGKYRNYDRDSLVEAVRAVQRGEMSVHRAGSYYGVPHSTLEYKVKERHLMRPRKRDQKQSDDKTKETSAVAAAAAAANIRPGTADKKPQLKPQKPFTSPGGIPGPNGIKMPPFIEGMPHLPFTPFNFWSPPPFMPSPFMAGAPNVPAILPEQYFATSRIRGLQEQQRNAAMVQQQQQHQQRDRDGIGVAAGTAESPGTSNSRSTPMSKAPREVSESLYDGSGANGSFLDNLIRSSLETGIPRDQRAMTDARNQQQSSSQQQLPESMRGKTLIDQLCRNSRRTPVSRLAQDSSEDESYRGPSTTGRPIPERPERVPTVDLSPSPSERGRNDDGSDRLTSPPTPLSISRAGSRDEDSTRDSRIDRSSREREVHNGGQEDRDRKTLTIQQPQQQQQLNHYPDLHNLYAVSTEKKSACDSKLIVDHSSQKTQQQQQQQPQQQQQQQPQQQQKEYDAVSGLVVQLQRGYNIGNNRSGEQTNSQQSTEQRGSVISMEDSVEQ, encoded by the exons GTCTGGAACGGGTAGCGGAGGAGTTGATGGGCCGTAGGAGATGGAAGCAATATCAGGACACCCTGTACAGCGGTACTCGCAGCAGCGAATCAGTGACGGCACAGCCCCACCACCGGCTCTACCCGGCGTTCTCGTCGTCCTGCGACCCGGTGGTGCCCGGGAATTTGGAACAAATTGGGTCGCGTCCGCTTCATCCTGCGTCCTCCTCGTTACCTACAACGAtaacgacgacaacgacggtGCCACCGGCGATAACGACGACGACAGCGGCAACGACGGCGACGACAACGGGCCCGATCAAGCAGGAGAGCCTGCAAAGGCATCACCTGCAGAACCACCATCACCTACAGCCCTCCGCCGTTCAAGATCACCACCGTCACTatcagcagcaacaacagcaacagcagcaacgACAACAACGGCAACAAGAAGATCGTCGCCTAAGGCCAGACGAGATCAAAGTCGAGGTCGGCGAGGACGAGTTCGCGAACGGTGTCGCCCGAGAGGAATCGGCTACGAAGACCGCGGATACGTCGACGACGACCACGGTAACGACGGGCACGACGACCACGTCAACGACGACAACGGGAACGAGCATACTTGCTACCAGTACCGCGACCGGCACGATCGCGACGATCACCACGCCGAACACCACCGCTGTTATGACCACGGGAACCACGACGATCGCGACGAGGCGGCGACGCAAACGCCGGCAGAACGACGGAGAGGCCACCGACGACAGAGAGGACGACGAAGAGaacgaggaagaggaggatgGAAGGGGGCAGGCCGAAGCGGAAAAACGGCTGAAGCTCGACGAAGACGCCGACAGGCCCGTCAGTCCTCTGAGAAGGGAGAACGATCGAGGATCTCGGGATTATCCGACTGCCAACGCTACAGATACGGAAGGGACCAAG GAACGAACGGAAGAAGTCGCGTTGGAGCGGACACCGGTGACGCAGGGTTCATTGAGAGTGAAAACGGAGGAGGAGTTGCAAGGAGTGCCGAGTTCTGGAGGCGGTCCAACGATATTGACGACACCGACGCCGGATTCGGATGCGATCAGGTCAGGGTTGCCGTGTCGGGAGGTTGAAGCAGCCGCTAGAAACGCGGTACCGCCGTTTCTTATTGGAAGCCGACGCACCAGCCCACCGCCAGAAGACTGGAAGCCGCTAGACAAATGTTACTTTTGCCTGGACGGCAAACTACCGCACGATGATCAACCACCTCTC AGTCCGCAGAGCGACAGTAGCAGCAGCTCGCGATCGGCCGAGTCACCGATGTCGGTCCAGGTGGACCCGATGGCGGCGTCCGTGGTCGCCGCGGCTCTCACCGGTACCTACCCTACCTTACTGCCTCAGTGGTGTCTGCCACCAAGGGAGGCGCCTCTCGTTGGGGTGCAGCCTCATCAGGACAGTGCAACGCCAGCCGACCAACCTCTCGACCTCTCGGCCAAACCGAAAAATTCTCAG GATAACAACATATCTCTATTGGAACAACAGAAAATACCTCTGAGGATGACAGCAGGTATCGACCCCAAGAGTATCTTTAA TTCTTGTTATCGTGCAAAACCACGTATGACGGGGCCAGTGGCGGCCGTGGCGGCGGCAGCAGCAGCTGCGGCAGGCGTCGGTGGTGTCCCCGTGGTGGGTGCCGGGGGTGGCCGGAGGGCCTACACCGAGGAGGAACTGCAAGCCGCGCTCAGGGATATCCAGAGTGGCAAGCTCGGCACACGAAGGGCGGCCGTGATCTACGGGATACCGCGTAGCACCCTGCGCAACAAGGTCTACAAGCTTGCGATGGAACGCGAAAGGGACGCGTCCCTGTCTAGCACCCACTCACACCCTCACGAGCCCGGCGCCCCagccaccaccaccaccaccatcaccaccaccaccaccactactactactactacaacTACAACACCACCAAATACGACCCAAAACGCCTCCGCGACCACTCCGCCCCCGCAAGTGGATGAG GTGGACGACAAAGAACTATCCGGAGCggaagaggagaaagaagTGGAGAAAGCTCTGTTGAAGCCACTGTTGTCCTTGGAAGACCTTGTCAGGTTTTCCGCCCTCGAAGGAAGCGGCGGTGATTCCCTCAGAACGTTGCTACAACGAGGACACGAGACGGGAGCCGAGTGGCCAGGGCTCGAACACGCCAACATCGGCCCGTATATTCAAAAGATGCTTGCAGCAGCTGCGCCATTTAAAG GCATGGAGACGCAAGACTATCGCATTCCAGAGGTGATGAGAAGGCTGATGAGCGAAGACAAGAGGCTAAACAAAAGCGTAAACGGGGACCAGTCGCAGCCACCGCATCAGCAGCTCCATCACCATCAACCGCACTCGACGCACCCGCAAGCCCAGGCACAGTCGCAGacgcagcagcagcagcaacgtGGCCCGATGACGAACGACGACTTCAACCCAAACATCGAGGAAGAGGCGAGCGACAGTGCTCAAGGCAGAGCGATCCTCAAGATTCCGTCCTACAAGCCCGCGAGCACGCCTGGATGTTCGAGCAAAAACGGCGAGCCAACGTCGGCCGCATTTGCGCAAGGATTCGCGGCCGCGACAGCAGCCTCGAGTCCGGGTCTCCTGGAACGAGCGAGTCCAGCGTTCTCCGGCACCAGTAGCCCAACCAACTCGTTGGTGGGGAAAACGGTGGCCGTGAATTTCCGCGACGTGATCGCGAAAAGCATCAGCGTCAAATTCCAAGAGGGTCAAACGGTCGCGACAGCCGGAATGCCCGGATGTCAACCGGCCGCAGTGGTACAATCGCAGCAAGCGATAATGACGGATCCAAGTCCGTTCAAAAGAGGCAGATACACACCGCCTCAGCCGGCGTCGCAGCAAGCCCAGTCGCAGGCGAAACCGCAGGCCCAAGAAGCGAACAAACCGAAACCAGCTACCGGTGGCAAAGGAACCAGACCGAAACGCGGAAAGTACAGGAACTACGACAGGGATAGTCTGGTGGAGGCTGTGCGCGCGGTTCAGCGGGGTGAAATGAGCGTGCATCGCGCAGGCAGTTATTACGGAGTACCACACTCCACCCTCGAGTACAAAGTTAAGGAACGGCACCTGATGAGGCCAAGGAAGAG GGACCAGAAGCAGTCGgacgataaaacgaaagagacCTCAGCCGTAGCAGCGGCGGCAGCAGCCGCGAACATACGACCAGGTACGGCGGACAAGAAACCACAATTAAAGCCACAGAAACCGTTCACGTCACCGGGCGGTATCCCAGGACCCAACGGGATCAAGATGCCGCCGTTCATAGAAGGCATGCCTCATTTGCCATTCACGCCGTTCAATTTCTGGAGTCCGCCGCCGTTCATGCCATCGCCGTTCATGGCAGGAGCGCCGAACGTTCCAGCGATCCTACCTGAACAGTACTTCGCGACGAGTAGGATCCGCGGTCTGCAGGAACAACAAAGAAACGCGGCCATggtacagcaacaacaacaacaccAACAACGAGACAGGGACGGGATAGGCGTCGCTGCTGGCACCGCAGAATCACCTGGAACCTCGAATTCTCGTAGCACGCCGATGAGCAAAGCACCACGGGAGGTATCCGAGAGCTTGTACGATGGTTCGGGAGCGAACGGCAGTTTCTTGGACAATTTGATCAGGTCGAGCCTCGAGACGGGAATTCCAAGGGACCAGAGGGCGATGACCGACGCGAGGAACCAGCAGCAGTCGTCCTCGCAGCAACAACTTCCGGAATCGATGAGGGGCAAAACGTTGATCGATCAACTGTGCAGAAACTCGAGGAGAACGCCAGTGTCGAGGCTGGCTCAGGATAGCAGCGAGGACGAGAGCTACAGGGGACCATCGACAACCGGTAGGCCGATCCCGGAAAGGCCGGAACGCGTGCCCACCGTCGACCTTAGCCCGTCACCGTCGGAACGTGGCCGGAACGACGACGGCAGCGATCGACTCACATCGCCACCGACACCTCTCTCGATATCGAGGGCCGGAAGCAGAGACGAGGACAGTACCCGGGACTCGAGGATCGATCGTAGTAGCAGGGAACGAGAGGTTCACAACGGTGGACAGGAAGACCGCGATAGAAAGACTCTGACCATTCAGCAGccgcaacagcagcagcagctgAATCACTACCCGGACTTACACAATCTCTACGCCGTATCAACTGAGAAAAAAAGTGCCTGTGATAGTAAGCTTATAGTAGATCATTCGAGCCAGAAGActcaacagcagcagcagcagcaaccgcagcaacaacaacagcagcagccaCAACAGCAGCAAAAGGAATACGATGCGGTGAGCGGACTGGTTGTGCAACTGCAGCGGGGCTACAACATCGGGAACAACAGGTCCGGCGAGCAGACCAACAGCCAGCAATCGACGGAGCAACGTGGATCCGTTATCAGTATGGAAGACTCCGTTGAGCAGTAG